TGTCAAACGCCAAAAAAATACTGCCGAAACGGGTGCGGCGTGGCGGCGTTGATACCGGGCTTCAGCTCCGGCGCAGTGGGGCCCCATCCGGCCTGAACTTTCCCATCCGGCCTGAACTTTCCCATCCGGCCCGGGACGGATGAGACATGGAGTCTCCATACAAAATCCGGCCCTTCGGCGTCGCTCGCCCAAAAGGGAGCCGAAAcacctccctcctcccctcccccctcagCTCAGCCTTTCCCGGATCCGTCGGACGCAAGACAAAACGTTCAAAAACGAGAGCTTCGAGCCGAACTCTGCCTGGAACGAGTTGCAGGTCCGCAAATGACCGCCAGTCCTACGGGGAAACACGACTGGCGCCATCCCGGTATAGGGTTCCAAACAACATGATTTTCCTCGAGCGATTGGCCAGAGTCTAAGGGTTCGTCAACCCAAACCGCGGCATCGGATGAAAGCTTCCCAGCAGGAGCTGCCCAAAGGACTCTCTGCCCGAGGACTCTGCCCAAGGGACTCGAGCATAAGAACCCCAACAACCGGCCGCCCGGGAAGATGTCCTGGTTGTGGAAAACACCTCAACGCTAATCGTCGACTCGATCGTCAGAGGTCTGTCCAGCGAAAACCCCATaaaccaccccctccccacaAGAGTAAAGAAAAACACCatgaccgccgccgcccagccgCTCTCCACTCCCGGCCTGCAGCGCTGgaacgacgaggaggactcGGTGTACATGCTCAACAGCGGCGACCTGGCCAAGGAGCGCGCCCGCCTCGAGTACAACCACCACAACATCTGGGTTCCGCTCTGCGGCGGCCTCTGCCCTCCCCCGATCCTGGCGTACCTCAACGGGCTGCCGGCCCCGCGcgtcgccgagatcgccaCGGGCACCGGCATCTGGCTCCGGGACATGGCCGCGTGCCTGCCCGCGTCCGCCGAGCTGCGGGGCGTCGACATGGACGCGACCAAGTTcccgcgcgccgccgagctcccGCCCAACTGCGCCATGATGCAGCACAACGCCCTGCGGCCGTTCCCGGAGCCCATGCTGGGCGCCTTCGACATGGTCCACGTGCGGCTCATCGCGCTGGGCATGAAGAAGGGCGACTGGGAGGCCCTCGCCCGGAACCTCTTCACGCTCCTGCGCCCGGGCGGGTACCTGCACTGGGAGGAGGTGGCCGACTCGTCGTGGAAGTGCGTCCCGCCGAGCCGTGCCTTTGACGAGTGGAAACGGACCGTGGCGTTGTGGGCCATTAGAGTCGGGCGCGATCCGCTGTAAGTTCCGGGCCAGCGTACTCTGCCAGACCGGTCGATGGATTCGCGCGAGGGGGGGGAACCCCCGACTCCCCGTGTGTCGTGGGTTCAGGctgcctttgctgacctgtGTGTGGCCTGCCCACTCTCATAGAATGCCCGCCCGGCTTCCCCTCGTGCTGCGAAACTGCGGCTTCacggacgtcgacgagaagacCTGGAACACgtacggcgtcgaggacatgATGCGGGGGCCGATGAACAAGGTCtccaccgaggccgtccgcccGATCCTGCTGACCATCCTCGAGGACGGTGGCTCGGAGGTGGTCCAGAGTGTCCAAGACGTCGACCGGCTAGAGAACGAGATGAGGCAGGACGTCTTGAACGGCACCCTGGTCGGGTTCACCTATACCTGGATTTGGGGTCGACATCCTTGAGAGTGTCTGAGCTGCGTCTCGTGTTTGGGGCAAGGTGATTTGTGAGGTATTTGGGCCCGTGAGCTTGCTGCTTGATGCTTGGTGAGAGAACAGAAATTGTGCTGTTTGGTTTAGTGAGAAACCTTGCTGCATCGTCAACAGACGCAGCAAGTAACCCACCATGTCCTCCGATATTTGAATGGCTGCAACTTCGGTTGAAGCGGAAGAGCCCTGTCCACGTGTCTTTGCGCTTGCATCAAGACTAGCTCCGGTATGAATGAGAAGCTGCCGGAACAGACGTGGGCCGTCAGGTCGTtggatcttcttctttggtGTTGAACGTGGCCCAGCAGATCCGATACACCATGTGGCGTCGCCCGTCTGTTTGTCCAAGCCGAAAATGGAGCGAACAAGAGGGTGACGGGATGCCACGGCCAACGAGATCACGGTTCTCATAGGACACAGGCGTCATCTTCGGGCACTTGAAAGTCGTCATCGAACCTATCATGGTGATTGAAAGGGGACAGTCGGAGACCTTGTGGAACTGCCATCCTCTCTCGACTCACGGTCCATCAATGCCACAACTGCCTGCCTATTGAGTAGAAGCATCCTCTCGCCTTACCAACGCAAAATTTCCGTCACGTTAAATGTCACACGTGGTGTGGCGGCCATGGGCAGTAGAGGCCATCGACATGATTGGACTTACACCGAACTGGCTGGTGGTCAATCGGGAGGCCCTTTTCGTTGCGTGCCAAGGGGTTTGTGATCTAGCAATGAGGCTTTCGGCCTCTCCCGTTGAGACACCTGTAGTCTGCTACGTTTCTGGGAGAAATGCACGATGTGTCCGACTGGAAGGGCGGGAGAGATTGGCCGAGGAAATCACCACATTGATAGGTCGTGCCCTCATCGACGGGACCGGTTCTGTGACGACAATCACCAACTTGCCAGGTCATGTTGCACCCGTCGGAGAAGGTTTCGTTCCATCTTTCTGGAAATCCGCAAAGCTGTTAAACTCCTAGGATCAACCGCCTCAGCTAAATGTTTCCGTTATTAATCGCGTCTCCTCCCGCTTGAGCTAGAGCAGCTGTTGGCCAAGGCCCCAGTCTCCCCAAAAGGGACAGTCTTGTCTCTTCTGACGGCCGGTGCGCAATCGCCGAGACCGAATAAGAAATTAGAGAAGCTTGAAAAAAGGCGTGacggaaagaaaaaaagaaaggaagcAAAATA
This sequence is a window from Colletotrichum higginsianum IMI 349063 chromosome 8, whole genome shotgun sequence. Protein-coding genes within it:
- a CDS encoding Methyltransferase domain-containing protein, yielding MTAAAQPLSTPGLQRWNDEEDSVYMLNSGDLAKERARLEYNHHNIWVPLCGGLCPPPILAYLNGLPAPRVAEIATGTGIWLRDMAACLPASAELRGVDMDATKFPRAAELPPNCAMMQHNALRPFPEPMLGAFDMVHVRLIALGMKKGDWEALARNLFTLLRPGGYLHWEEVADSSWKCVPPSRAFDEWKRTVALWAIRVGRDPLMPARLPLVLRNCGFTDVDEKTWNTYGVEDMMRGPMNKVSTEAVRPILLTILEDGGSEVVQSVQDVDRLENEMRQDVLNGTLVGFTYTWIWGRHP